A stretch of the Arvicola amphibius chromosome 8, mArvAmp1.2, whole genome shotgun sequence genome encodes the following:
- the Rbm44 gene encoding RNA-binding protein 44, protein MQATSVIETDSDKNYHKNGGNLHKDKPKKENVLFSNGCNEVQSAFPDGEWDSLAAEQSASDRDTSSTDKTGLLEPSFPASQDTNGESNFSQSSEFEDSIDYAFLNETYSIHCSESKLKNENLPRLYSELRPEVHKKVETFFDISGPQGDTSVRLERSHGAPAGGVDDDSLQEYHSAEQGSTSALSPFDPAKTVSKANLDVSELKTSGSGIKCVGNLEANHVKLESVPSPSLESLNVSAQQCLPHSSKSQSSDTSKGYHQLKFEKCKEQEIGLLNRKAFDDIFQRSSSPINLQKVPQTKMYAKEMKSQTAESKDFCGNRVSQNKTLQCSESPISFPQDQALGTQLKANNPHQTTGASIFDDSVISLCGSLQYKSPPGPGFFSFELPKVAVTDTQAEVEDSCLRPVKSAADKTCSRDMQEECLKSVPDAASCSLLVQPTLDASRGANARSSVLSASSSSEMPVRRQPDEWHREKQSVACNTDWSCRQDCRDSQSTAPKGPGRSLSMDSLKPSGNSLNENSLELRKTFDATDRKKHLERAVQLGEETSSLSTCCERTAARAVRAEVQLLDVCYQTCQRHCSHLYRLVMENRAGLNRNLPSNSAKKELGSTLLSVLGDLKVRYMNLKEKVHKGIPLEELPPLSVESKLLSAFSDFASRLIEEEACGLSGANSERDNQSVPDVDTSPSLETTLSQMSVVSDNSHPKQDESPVNNGFKNGDINIDFTQLKLDDKEYRSIREVSEDWFDATERLTGVDFSGTQENGIEHDGWNPKSPLEMKNGELLRRSKGFLIHVGGLCPSVSEDDLRSHFQKYQVSEISIYDSTNYRYASLAFAKTSNAKKAVKEMNGVEINGKSVNVRLVKIPGEHTPPLLSRNGTSTSVSHLEKNSNKEGTFASSACRLPRARPRQLESEQDSEFPPLDQGVKKNCNQIESAQLLPETPVQFIPSNTLNLRSFTKIMKRLGELHPDISRDHIIEALQEVRINHKGFLNGLSINTIIKMTSSFLRNSASR, encoded by the exons ATGCAGGCTACTTCAGTGATAGAAACCGATTCTGATAAAAACTACCATAAAAATGGAGGAAACCTCCACAAAG ATAAgcctaagaaagaaaatgtgttattttccAATGGTTGCAATGAAGTCCAATCAGCTTTTCCTGATGGTGAATGGGATTCCTTGGCAGCAGAACAGAGTGCTAGTGACAGAGACACCAGCAGTACTGACAAGACAGGTTTATTAGAACCGTCTTTTCCAGCAAGTCAAGATACTAATGGAGAGAGTAATTTCTCTCAGTCGAGTGAATTTGAAGACAGTATTGACTATGCTTTTTTGAATGAAACATACTCTATACATTGTTCAGAATCAAAACTCAAGAATGAAAATCTTCCACGTTTATATTCAGAATTACGTCCTGAAGTACACAAAAAAGTGGAGACATTTTTTGACATTTCAGGACCTCAAGGTGATACCAGTGTTAGACTGGAAAGGAGCCATGGGGCTCCGGCTGGAGGCGTGGACGACGACTCCCTGCAGGAGTACCACAGTGCGGAGCAGGGGAGCACAAGTGCACTCTCACCTTTTGACCCAGCTAAAACAGTTAGCAAAGCGAATCTAGATGTCAGCGAGTTGAAAACATCAGGCTCTGGCATTAAATGTGTTGGCAATTTAGAAGCTAATCATGTTAAATTGGAGAGTGTTCCTAGCCCCTCTTTGGAGTCACTTAATGTTTCTGCACAACAATGTTTGCCTCATTCCTCTAAATCTCAGAGTTCTGATACGTCAAAAGGATATCATCAGCTAAAATTTGAAAAGTGTAAGGAACAAGAGATTGGTTTACTAAACCGTAAAGCGTTTGATGATATTTTTCAGAGAAGCAGCTCTCCCATAAACCTTCAGAAAGTACCCCAAACTAAAATGTATGCTaaagaaatgaaatctcagaCAGCTGAAAGTAAAGATTTTTGTGGAAATAGAGTTTCCCAGAACAAAACGTTACAATGCTCTGAGAGCCCGATCTCGTTTCCTCAGGATCAAGCCCTTGGGACACAACTGAAGGCTAATAATCCTCACCAGACTACTGGGGCTTCCATTTTTGATGACTCAGTCATTTCTCTCTGTGGCTCTTTGCAATACAAAAGCCCCCCTGGgccaggctttttttcttttgagctaCCAAAGGTAGCAGTCACAGATACTCAGGCAGAAGTAGAGGACAGCTGCCTACGCCCTGTAAAAAGTGCCGCAGATAAAACGTGCTCTCGTGATATGCAGGAAGAGTGTCTTAAGTCAGTGCCAGATGCAGCCAGCTGTTCGCTTCTGGTTCAGCCAACACTGGATGCCAGCAGAGGGGCAAATGCAAGATCTTCTGTGCTGTCTGCATCAAGCAGCTCGGAGATGCCAGTGAGAAGACAGCCTGATGAGTGGCACCGTGAGAAACAAAGTGTAGCCTGTAATACCGACTGGTCATGCAGACAGGATTGCAGGGACTCACAGTCGACTGCACCAAAAGGACCAGGAAGGTCACTCTCAATGGACTCTCTCAAGCCTAGTGGGAATTCCCTGAATGAG aATTCCTTggaattaagaaaaacatttgatgccacagacagaaagaaacaccTTGAGAG GGCGGTTCAGCTTGGTGAAGAGACGAGTTCCCTGTCCACGTGCTGCGAGAGAACTGCTGCGAGGGCCGTGAGGGCAGAGGTGCAGCTTCTGGATGTCTGCTACCAGACGTGCCAGCGCCACTGCAGCCACCTCTACAGACTGGTGATGGAAAACAGAGCAGGCCTCAATAG GAATTTACCAAGTAATTCTGCCAAGAAGGAATTAGGATCAACACTGCTATCTGTTTTGGGAGACTTGAAAGTTAGGTACATGAACTTAAAAGAAAAGGTCCACAAGGGCATACCGCTGGAGGAGCTGCCCCCGCTGTCAGTGGAGTCCAAACTGTTATCTGCCTTCTCCGATTTTGCTTCCAGG CTAATAGAAGAAGAGGCATGTGG CCTTTCAGGAGCAAATTCTGAGCGGGATAATCAAAGTGTACCTGATGTTGATACTTCTCCAAGCCTAGAAACGACATTGTCCCAG ATGTCCGTTGTATCTGACAATAGTCATCCTAAACAAGATGAATCACCCGTGaataatggttttaaaaatgGTGATATAAACATAGACTTTACTCAGCTGAAGCTCGATGATAAAG AATACAGAAGCATTCGTGAAGTCAGCGAAGACTGGTTTGATGCAACGGAGAGGCTGACTGGAGTTGACTTCTCAGGAACTCAGGAAAATGGAATCGAACACGATGGGTGGAACCCAAAGAGTCCATTAG AAATGAAGAATGGTGAGTTGCTTCGAAGAAGTAAAGGCTTTTTGATCCATGTTGGTGGTCTTTGCCCTTCTGTATCTGAG gatGACTTAAGGTCTCATTTCCAGAAATACCAAGTTTCTGAAATTTCAATTTATGATTCTACTAATTACAG ATATGCATCTCTTGCTTTTGCAAAAACCAGTAATGCAAAGAAGGCTGTGAAGGAGATGAATGGCGTAGAAATCAACGGGAAGTCAGTGAACGTGCGGCTTGTGAAAATCCCTGGAGAGCACACACCACCACTCTTGTCCAGAAACGGGACTAGCACTAGTGTGAGTCATTTGGAGAAAAATAGCAACAAAGAAGGCACCTTCGCCTCTTCTGCTTGTAGACTGCCCAGAGCTAGGCCAAGGCAGCTGGAGTCTGAACAGGACAGTGAGTTTCCTCCCTTGGACCAG GGTGTCAAGAAAAATTGTAACCAGATTGAATCTGCTCAGTTATTACCTGAGACACCTGTTCAGTTCATACCTTCAAATACATTGAACCTTCGCAGCTTCACCAAGATCATGAAGAGACTGGGTGAGCTGCATCCAGATATCAGCAG AGACCACATTATAGAGGCTCTTCAGGAAGTGAGGATAAATCATAAAGGTTTTCTGAATGGTTTGTCCATCAATACCATTATCAAAATGACTTCATCTTTTCTGAGAAACTCGGCTTCACGTTAG